One part of the Litoribacterium kuwaitense genome encodes these proteins:
- a CDS encoding CoA-acylating methylmalonate-semialdehyde dehydrogenase, producing MAEVRNLKNFIDGEWVDSKTTQYEDVYNPATKEIIARVPLSTKEDVEDAVRVAAEAFEKWRNVPVQKRARVLFAFQQLLQQNKDELARLITIENGKNTTEALGEVGRGIENVEFAAGAPTLMMGDSLSTIATDVEVTNYRYPIGVVGGITPFNFPMMVPCWMFPMAIAVGNTFVLKPSERTPLLTEKLAELLTEAGLPKGVFNIVHGAHDVVNGILDHQDVKAVSFVGSKPVGEYVYKRGSENLKRVQALTGAKNHSIVLNDADLDHATTNVIASAFGSAGERCMACSVVTVEEGVADEFIAKLVKESKNMKMGNGLDDGVFLGPVIREENRKRTIGYIERGVEEGAKLVCDGRENITDDGYFVGPTIFDDVTTDMTIWNDEIFAPVLSVVRVNNLKEAVDTANKSEFANGACLYTSDASSIRYFRENIDAGMLGINLGVPAPMAFFPFSGWKSSFFGTLPANGKDGVEFYTRKKVVTANYKAPSFE from the coding sequence ATGGCGGAGGTAAGAAATCTAAAGAATTTCATTGATGGAGAGTGGGTTGACAGCAAAACGACTCAATACGAAGACGTATACAACCCTGCAACGAAAGAAATCATTGCGCGAGTGCCGCTCTCTACGAAAGAAGATGTAGAGGATGCAGTCCGTGTGGCGGCAGAAGCTTTTGAAAAGTGGAGAAATGTCCCTGTCCAAAAGCGTGCCCGTGTTTTATTTGCTTTTCAACAATTGTTACAACAAAACAAAGATGAATTGGCTCGTCTAATTACGATTGAAAATGGGAAAAACACGACGGAAGCATTAGGTGAAGTTGGACGTGGAATTGAAAACGTCGAATTTGCCGCAGGTGCTCCAACGTTAATGATGGGTGATTCACTCTCAACCATTGCAACAGATGTTGAAGTGACCAATTATCGTTATCCAATCGGCGTTGTCGGAGGTATTACGCCATTTAACTTCCCGATGATGGTTCCATGCTGGATGTTCCCAATGGCGATTGCTGTCGGCAATACGTTTGTTTTAAAGCCTTCTGAACGCACGCCGCTTCTTACCGAAAAACTGGCTGAATTGCTTACCGAAGCCGGACTTCCAAAAGGTGTCTTTAACATTGTGCATGGCGCCCACGATGTCGTAAACGGCATTTTGGATCATCAAGACGTCAAAGCTGTTTCCTTCGTTGGTTCTAAGCCGGTCGGAGAGTATGTCTACAAGCGCGGCAGCGAAAACTTAAAGCGTGTTCAGGCGCTCACTGGCGCGAAAAACCACTCCATTGTGTTAAACGACGCTGATTTAGATCATGCAACGACTAACGTCATTGCTTCTGCATTCGGATCGGCTGGTGAACGTTGTATGGCTTGCTCAGTCGTTACTGTTGAAGAGGGTGTGGCTGACGAGTTTATCGCCAAGCTCGTTAAGGAATCGAAAAACATGAAAATGGGTAATGGTTTAGATGACGGCGTCTTTCTCGGACCGGTCATCCGTGAGGAAAACAGAAAGCGCACGATCGGTTATATCGAACGAGGCGTTGAAGAAGGTGCGAAGCTTGTCTGTGACGGACGTGAAAATATAACGGATGATGGTTATTTTGTCGGTCCGACGATTTTTGACGACGTGACAACGGATATGACGATTTGGAATGATGAAATCTTTGCACCAGTATTGTCAGTCGTTCGTGTAAACAACTTAAAAGAAGCTGTCGACACAGCGAACAAATCTGAATTTGCGAATGGTGCTTGCTTGTATACGTCTGATGCTTCTTCAATTCGTTACTTCCGTGAAAATATTGATGCCGGAATGCTAGGTATTAACCTAGGTGTACCAGCCCCAATGGCTTTCTTCCCATTCTCTGGCTGGAAATCGTCTTTCTTTGGTACATTGCCAGCGAACGGCAAAGATGGCGTAGAATTTTATACACGCAAAAAAGTGGTTACTGCGAATTATAAAGCACCGTCATTTGAATGA